Below is a genomic region from Molothrus ater isolate BHLD 08-10-18 breed brown headed cowbird chromosome 15, BPBGC_Mater_1.1, whole genome shotgun sequence.
TAAAAGCACATGCATGCCAATGAACACCTTCCTTGCTGCATCTCCACACTCAGGCAATGTACCAACCAGACATTGCTTCTGTCAAGGACCAAACGTTGCTTCAGTCAAGGAAAACAGTGAGAAAAGAATCGCAGAATTTTGAAAAGCCTTGAAGGATCTTTTCAGGTAAGCCCGTCTAAacaatttctattttcataAAAGGTGTTAGGACGTCCTGTTTATTTAAGTCctacacatttttttatttgttcaacTCAGTGGTATACCAGTTTACAACCTTAATCTCTATAACTTAGTCAGAATACAGTGTGAGGGAGTCTTTCTGATTATTTCACGCATCACAGACTTCATTGAAACCACCAATTATTCTAGATGGGCTGGCAGTCCTTCTCTAGAGGAACAGGCTCAGTACAGTGCTCAGTACATTTCAGTGCTTagaaggagaaaaggcagaCATGGGAAGGCAAATGCTCTAAGACAAACATAGAAAATCACGTCGGGACAACTTTCTGCTCACATCAAGAAGCCTTGGGATTCAGGAACAGCAATGAACAGAGCAAACTCAGCACATTTTCTTAGGTTCTTCTTGACTCTACCTTCCAATAATTGTCTTTTTATATTTGTGGAATTTTCCTTTAATGTATTCAATGACAACAAACATCTTTCTGTTACatgttacagctctgttcagTTACAATCTACCCTACCACTATTTGTGCTCCTGTAATTCCAAGGCAATCCTGAGGTGACAGAACACCCAAGCTCTTCCCATAAACCAAATGAAGACATTTGTGCCTTTTGCTGCTCTACTCTAAGCTAGATAATGAAGATGAGACTGCTGTTTTCACAGGGTCCAGATCACACTCTTCCCTGCTGGGTGGgcattgcctgtgctgcagtgtcAGGGTGGGAGTAATTCCCTGCTTCACCAGGCAACACAACTGAAGCACCTGCAGATGGTCAACGTCTGCATGGCCAAACATAATtacaaaaagcaaagcacacaTAGCTGACATCTCAGACAGAGACATCCAGAATCCAGGGAAGAAAGGGCCTAGTGCTCACGTGATATTAGTACTCACAACGTCCTTgctttccagagctgggaaaaagagTTTTTCTACTTCAGTGAGGATATGATTTGTTTGAGCAACAGTGATATTGTCTTGAAGATCAGAATAAAATGTTGCTCTGTCTTGTGCGCCAGCTAGAGAAAGCAGATCATTGATTGAGTTCTAACCACATATATAAAGCCTGTTAGAAAAGGCAGTAGCAAAGGtgaaacacaattaaaaaagaGTGAGAGCACCTTGTCTTCTTAGATTTCCTTCATTGCTTTGTGAAGTGGCAGACATGTATTTTGAAGAGAATTTAGGGAAGTTGGTTAAAccaatttaaaatacaaatttccaTGGAGGAACCATTGCCACATGCTGCGGCATGGGCCCTCTCCTCCCATGGCCCACAAAGCCTCAGTCTGTGCAGAGCCCATCTAGTCAAAGGAAAGAGCATTGAACTGTCCTGCAGAGAGAGTGCCAGCACTGTCTGGGGCCATGTCCTCgctgctggcagggccagcGGGGAAATCCTGTTCCTCATGGGGGCCCTGGCCCACGGCGCAGTGCTGtgggggcaggctgggcaggatgggCTTGAGGAATCTGAACTCGCTGTTGCCCGAGCCCGTGGTGAGGCTGATCTCGTAGCAATAGGGGCGGGGCAGGGTCCCTGCAGCAGCGGCTGCATGGGCCAGGCCGCTCTGCAAGGTGTCGGCAGCATAGAGCACCTGGCCAGccttcagctccttcctcctgcacagcctgcGAGCCACCAGCGCTGCGGTggagatgaggaagaggagggagacaAAGACCAAGGCAATGATTAAATAGGTGGTGAGGGAGGCGGCCTGATCCTCGGTGGCCGGGCCGCTGTGCGGGAGGCGCACGTCGGAGAAGTCCTTGAGCAGGAGAGCGCTGAGAGCTGCCGTGGCTGACAGCGGGGGCTTGCCGTTGTCTCTGACCAGCACAAGGAGCTTCTGCTTGATGCTGTCTCTCTCTGTCACCGGCCTCCTGAGACGCACCTCGCCGCTTTGGAGGCCCACGGAAAACAGGCCTGGGTCGGTGGCCCTCAGCAGGTGGTAGGAGAGCCAGGAGTTCTGTCCCGAGTCGGCATCGACGGCCACCACTTTGCTGATGAGGTAGCCCGCCTCAGCCGACACGGGCACCAGCTCACTGGAGGCCGGGCTGCTCTCGGGGGCCGGGTAGAGCACGAGCGGGGCGTTGTCGTTCTCGTCCAGCACCACAAGGCGGACGGTGACGTTGGCTCGGAGGGGAGGAGAGCCCGCGTCAGAGGCACTGACCGTCACCTCGGTCTGCCTCAAGTGCTCGTAGTCCAGGGGCCGCAGCACAAACACGTGTCCCGTCTCAGAGTTCACCGAGATGCAGGAGCACCAGGGCCGCTCTGGcccttgctctgctgccagggaatAGGTCACCTTGGCATTGAGCCCCACGTCAGCATCTGCAGCGCTCACGGCCCCAACAAACACCGTGGGGACGTTGTTCTCCCGCACGTACATGGTGTAGGAGGTCTGGTTGAAGACGGGGGCGTTGTCGTTGACGTCGGAGATGTCCACGGTGAAGGTCTGCGTGGTGCTGAGAGGAGGCGAGCCCGCATCTGCTGCCGTGACCCTCAGGACGTACTGAGGCGTCTCCTCGCGGTCCAGCGCGCTCACTGTCACCAGCTCATAGTAATTCTTATAGGCCGGCCGCAGGGAGAAGAAgagctgatcctgcagggcacaggagaTCTTCCCGTTGGCACCAGAGTCCCGGTCCCTGACCGTAAACAGGGCAACCACCGTGCCGGGCACTGTGTTCTCGGGCAGGGGACTGCTGAAGGAACTGACCACCAGCTCTGGGGCATTGTCATTCACATCCACCACCTCCACCAACACTTTGCAGATGGCTGAGAGGCCCCCTCCATCTCTGGCCCTCACACTGATCTCATGAGTTTTTGCTGCCTCAAAGTCCAGAGGTTTTGTGAGTTTAATTTCCCCAGTTATGGGATCAATCACAAATGTTGACTCACTCTGTCCcactgcctggctgagctgatAGGAGATGTCCCCATTGACTCCTGCATCTGGATCAGTTGCCATCACAGTCAGAACCACAGAGCCTTCTGGCATGTTCTCCAGAATCTTCCCATCGTAACGCTCTTCTGTGAATTTGGGAGCATTGTCATTTACATCCAGAATGATAATAGAGATTTCAACGGTCCCACTTCTGGGTGGAGAGCCCCCATCTACAGCAATAACAAGGAAATccatctctgcctgctcctctctgtcTAGGGGCTTTTCCAAAATAAGTTCAAGATATTTGTCGCCATTAGCCCGACTTCCATATGAGACACTAAAGTACTCGTTCCTGGGAGAGATGTTGTATGCCTGCACTGTGTTGCTTCCAATATCGAGGTCCCGAGCCACCTCCAGCGGGAAAAGTGAACGTGGCTCGCTTGTTTCCAGGATATCAAAACTAACTCGTTCCTCGGGGAAGACAGGCGAATGGTCATTGATATCCTGGAGAGTGACCTCGACCCGAAAGAACTGCAGAGggttggagagcagcagctcgAATGGGAGCATGCAGGTGTCGGACTGGGCGCACAGCTCCTCCCGGTCGAGCCTCCCCGCCACGACGAGGCGGCCGGAGGCGCGCTCGAGGCGAAAATGCTGCCGGCCGTCCTCCGAGACCAGGCGGGCGCGGCGAGCCGAGAGCTGCGCCGGCGTCAGCCCCGCGTCCTCCGCCAGCTCGCCCACCAGGGAGCCGCTTTCCGCCTCCTCGGCTACGGAGTAGCGGATGGGCTCGGCGCGAGCGAGcggcagccccagcaaagcacacacacaaagcacTTGCCTTGCGAGCGCCAtggcgcggcggcggcggcggcggcggccggtATCGGTGTCGGTGTCGGTGTCGCGGCGGGTGTCCCGGGCGATTCCGGGCGGAGAGCGGCGAAGTGCGGGCCGGGCGCCTTCCCTCGCTGTCTGAGATTGCGGCCGGCGGCCCGTAAGGCAGCCGGGGTGTGCCGGCAGCGGGTGACACGGGGCAGCGCTCGCTGCCGCAGCCGCTGCCACCTCCGCCCGGCTGCGCTGGGCTGGTCTAAGCTGAACTGAGCTGAGCTgaactgggctgggctgggctgggctgggctgggccgaGCTTGCTCGGGCTGTGGCGCTCCGGGCTCGGCCGCCTCCGCTGCCGCAGCCGCTCGGCGCCGCCTTGGCCGAGGGCACCACCCAGCGGTGCGCGCTGGGActgcagccgccgccgcccgcagcCCGCGCTGCcgctcggcccggcccgcgATCCCGAAGGCAGCGAGAAACCCGGGGCCGGCACCGCAACGCGGCCTTAACCAGGGCAGCCCAAAGACCAGGCTCAACCCAGAAGGACAGAGGAGTCTCATTCATCAGCAGGAGAAACCGAGCGGAAAGAGGGCGATGGTGACATCCCGGACATGCAAATGAACACTCCCGGCTGCACCTGCATGCTCAGGCACTGTACTCACACAACATTGCTAAAGACACGGGGACACAGTGAGAAGTTGTGCAATTTCGAAATGTCTTTAAAGGACCTTACCAGAAACAATGTCtctagaaaaaaatctgtctccaCTTAAGCAGTCTGAGTATTCTCTTTATTTCAGTATTAcacattttttcactttttaatccCACAATTATACCAATTTATAATGTTAAACTGTATAACTTCAGCACATCACAGTGTGAGAGAGGCTTTCCGAGTATTTCATGCATCACAGCCAGTCATTCTAGAGGAGGTGGCAGTCCTTCTCTACAGGAAACTGCAAAGTAATGCTCTGTACATTTcagaagggagaaggagaaatggCAAAAATGGGAATGCAAACGTTCTAACACAAATGAACAATATCCTGCAGGGACAGTCTTCTACTCCCAACAAGAAGCCACTGAATTCAGAAAGATGAATGAGGAAACAAAACTCAAAGTCCTGTTTTCAAATTCTTGATTTTATCTTCAGGAAATTATCTATAATGGACATGTGACCTTTTCATGCACAGAAAGACTCTCTACAGTTACAGCCTACCCTAACACATCTTCTAGTACTGTACTTCCAAGACACTCTGAGTGGGACAGAACACCAAACCCACCCATGGGCCAAAGGAAGATTTTGTTGTGCagtttcctgctcttttctgcCTTGGGGAAGATGAGACCCCTGTACTCATAGGGTCAAAATAGCCTTTTACTCTACAGAGCTGGAATTGCCAACATTGCAATGGCTGGATAGGGCAAATTCACTGTTTCCCAGGGAAGAAATAGTGAAACATCAGTAGTTTCACAATGGTCGAACAGACAGACATACTGAGAAAAAGCATAACACACCGAGCCTGCACATCTCAGACAGAGACATCCAGAACCCCAGAAAGAAAAAGTCCCATGCTAGCAGAGAATCGTGAGAAACGATTTTGTACGATCTTGCTTTtctgggcagggaaaagggcttTGGTGCCAATTCAGCAAGTGTGAGATTTGTCTGCTCAACTCGACCGTTGTGTTATAGCAATTAATAGGGGTTTCATGGCCTAGTCAGAAAGTAAGAGAGAGGAGCGTAGAAGGAGTGGTAACTCCATTCATAAATCGTATCAGAAATGACCATACCTGAACTAAAGTATGTTCCTGATGAAGTGAGAacctttcttttgttttcttctttctgtttttggAGAAGTTGAAAACTATTATTCTGACTCAGAATATGAGTGAAATTGGTTATGCCACTTGAAAACAAAGGTTTTCTTGGGACAAATCAGTGGCACAGGTTGCAGCCTGAATCCCTTTCTACTAAGAGCTGTAAAGcctcctgctgtgcagagcccatCTAGTCAAAGGAAAGAGCGTTGAACTGTCCTGCAGAGAGAGTGCCAGCACTGTCTGGGGCCATGTACTCGCTGCTGACAGGGCCTGCGGGGAAATCCTGTTCCTCATGGGGGCCCTGGCCCACGGCGCAGTGCTGtgggggcaggctgggcaggatgggCTTGAGGAATCTGAACTCGCTGTTGCCCGAGCCCGTGGTGAGGCTGATCTCGTAGCAATAGGGGCGGGGCAGGGTCCCTGCAGCAGCGGCTGCATGGGCCAGGCCGCTCTGCAAGGTGTCGGCAGCATAGAGCACCTGGCCAGccttcagctccttcctcctgcacagcctgcGAGCCACCAGCGCTGCGGTggagatgaggaagaggagggagacaAAGACCAAGGCAATGATTAAATAGGTGGTGAGGGAGGCGGCCTGATCCTCGGTGGCCGGGCTGCTGTGCGGGAGGCGCACGTCGGAGAAGTCCTTGAGCAGGAGAGCGCTGAGAGCTGCCGTGGCTGACAGCGGGGGCTTGCCGTTGTCTCTGACCAGCACAAGGAGCTTCTGCTTGACGCTGTCTCTCTCTGTCACCGGCCTCCTGAGACGCACCTCGCCGCTTTGGAGGCCCACGGAAAACAGGCCTGGGTCGGTGGCCCTCAGCAGGTGGTAGGAGAGCCAGGAGTTCTGTCCCGAGTCGGCATCGACGGCCACCACTTTGCTGATGAGGTAGCCCGCCTCAGCCGACACGGGCACCAGCTCACTGGAGGCCGGGCTGCTCTCGGGGGCCGGGTAGAGCACGAGCGGGGCGTTGTCGTTCTCGTCCAGCACCACAAGGCGGACGGTGACGTTGGCTCGGAGGGGAGGAGAGCCCGCGTCAGAGGCACTGACCGTCACCTCGGTCTGCCTCAAGTGCTCGTAGTCCAGGGGCCGCAGCACAAACACGTGTCCCGTCTCAGAGTTCACCGAGATGCAGGAGCACCAGGGCCGCTCTGGcccttgctctgctgccagggaatAGGTCACCTTGGCATTGAGCCCCACGTCAGCATCTGCAGCGCTCACGGCCCCAACAAACACCGTGGGGACGTTGTTCTCCCGCACGTACATGGTGTAGGAGGTCTGGTTGAAGACGGGGGCGTTGTCGTTGACGTCGGAGATGTCCACGGTGAAGGTCTGCGTGGTGCTGAGAGGAGGCGAGCCCGCATCTGCTGCCGTGACCCTCAGGACGTACTGAGGCGTCTCCTCGCGGTCCAGCGCGCTCACTGTCACCAGCTCATAGTAATTCTTATAGGCCGGCCGCAGGGAGAAGAAgagctgatcctgcagggcacaggagaTCTTCCCGTTGGCACCAGAGTCCCGGTCCCTGACCGTGAACAGGGCAACCACCGTGCCGGGCACTGTGTTCTCGGGGAGGGGACTGCTGAAGGAACTGACCACCAGCTCTGGGGCATTGTCATTCACATCCACCACCTCCACCAACACTTTGCAGATGGCTGACAGCCCTCCACCATCTCTGGCCTTCACAATCAGCTCATGCATTTGTGCTGCTTCAAAGTCCAGAGgttttgtgattttaatttcaCCAGTTATGGGATCAATCACAAATGCTGATTCACTCTGACCCACTGCTTGACTGAGTTGATAGGAAACATCCCCATTAACTCCTGCATCCTTATCTTTTGCTAAAACATTCAGAACCACAGAGCCCTCTGGTGTGTTCTCTAAAATCTGCCCTATGTACTCCTCCTGCGTGAACATGGGAGCATTGTCATTTACATCTAGAATGACAATTTTCACTTGGGTGGTCCCACTCTTGGGAGGAGTGCCCCCATCCATGGCAATCAGACTGAAACtcatctctgcctgctcctctctgtcTAGTGGCTTTTCCAATACAAGTTCAAGATACTTCTTGCCTGTGATCTGACTTCCGTATGAGACACTAAAATATTCATTCTCGGGATTAATGCTGTACTCCTGGACTGTGTTGCTGCCAATATCGAGGTCCTGAGCAGCCTCAATAGGGAAACGAGAACCTGGGTCGCTCCTTTCCACGATGTCAAAACTGACTTGATCATCGGGGAAGACAGGTGAATGGTCATTGATATCCTCCAGATCTACCTCCACCCGAAAGAACTGCAGGGggttggagagcagcagctcgAAGGGGAGCATGCAGGTGTCGGACTGGGCGCAGAGCTCCTCCCGGTCGAGCCTCCCCGCCACGACGAGGCGGCCGGAGGCGCGCTCGAGGCGAAAATGCTGCCGGCCGTCCTCCGAGACCAGGCGGGCGCGGCGAGCCGAGAGCTGCGCCGGCGTCAGCCCCGCGTCCTCCGCCAGCTCGCCCACCAGGGAGCCGCTTTCCGCCTCCTCGGCTACGGAGTAGCGGATGGGCTCGGCGCGAGCGAGcggcagccccagcaaagcacacacacaaagcacTTGCCTTGCGAGCGCCAtggcgcggcggcggcggcggcggcggtgaCCGGTGTCGGAGTCGCGGGCGATTCCGGGCGGAGAGCGGCGAAGTGCGGGCCGGGCGCCTTCCCTCGCTGTCTGAGATTGCGGCCGGCGGCCCGTAAGGCAGCCGGGGTGTGCCGGCagcgggggacacggggcagcgCTCGCTGCCGCAGCCGCTGCCACCTCCTCCCGGCTGCGCTGGGCTGGTCTAAGCTgaactgagctgagctgggctgggctgggctgggccgaGCTTGCTCGGGCTGTGGCGCTCCGGGCTCGGCCGCCTCCGCTGCCGCAGCCGCTCGGCGCCGCCTTGGCCGAGGGCACCACCCAGCGGTGCGCGCTGGGActgcagccgccgccgcccgcagcCCGCGCTGCcgctcggcccggcccgcgATCCCGAAGGCAGCGAGAAACCCGGGGCCGGCACCGCAACGCGGCCTTAACCAGGGCAGCCCAAAGACCAGGCTCAACCCAGAAGGACAGAGGAGTCTCATTCATCAGCAGGAGAAACCGAGCGGAAAGAGGGCGATGGTGACATCCCGGACATGCAAATGAACACTCCCGGCTGCACCTGCATGCTCAGGCACTGTACTCACACAACATTGCTAAAGACACGGGGACACAGTGAGAAGTTGTGCAATTTCGAAATGTCTTTAAAGGACCTTACCAGAAACAATGTCtctagaaaaaaatctgtctccaCTTAAGCAGTCTGAGTATTCTCTTTATTTCAGTATTAcacattttttcactttttaatccCACAATTATACCAATTTATAATGTTAAACTGTATAACTTCAGCACATCACAGTGTGAGAGAGGCTTTCCGAGTATTTCATGCATCACAGCCAGTCATTCTAGAGGAGGTGGCAGTCCTTCTCTACAGGAAACTGCAAAGTAATGCTCTGTACATTTcagaagggagaaggagaaatggCAAAAATGGGAATGCAAACGTTCTAACACAAATGAACAATATCCTGCAGGGACAGTCTTCTACTCCCAACAAGAAGCCACTGAATTCAGAAAGATGAATGAGGAAACAAAACTCAAAGTTTTCAAATTCTTGATTTTATCTTCAGGAAATTATCTATAATGGACATGTGACCTTTTCATGCACAGAAAGACTCTCTACAGATACAGCCTACCCTATCACATCTTCTAGTACTGTACTTCCAAGACACTCTGAATAGGACAGAACACCAAACCCACACATGGGCCAAAGGAAGATTTTGTTGTGCagtttcctgctcttctctgccttGGGGAAGATGAGACCCCTGTACTCATAGGGTCAAAATAGCATTTTACTCTACAGAGCTGGAATTGCCAACATTGCAATGGCTGGATACGGCAAATTCACTGTTTCCCAGGGAAGAAATAGTGAAACATCAGTAGTTTCACAATGGTCGAACAGACAGACATACTGAGAAAAAGCATAACACACCGAGCCTGCACATCTCAGACAGAGACATCCAGAACCCCAGAAAGAAAAAGTCCCATGCTAGCAGAGAATCGTGAGAAACGATTTTGTACGATCTTGCTTTtctgggcagggaaaagggcttTGGTGCCAATTCAGCAAGTGTGAGGTTTGTCTGCTCAACTCGACCGTTGTGTTATAGCAATTAATAGGAGTTTCATGGCCTAGTCAGAAAGTAAGAGAGAGGAACGTAGAAGGAGTGGTAACTCCATTCATAAATCGTATCAGAAATGACCATACCTGAACTAAAGTATGTTC
It encodes:
- the LOC118692001 gene encoding protocadherin beta-4-like, which translates into the protein MNETPLSFWVEPGLWAALVKAALRCRPRVSRCLRDRGPGRAAARAAGGGGCSPSAHRWVVPSAKAAPSGCGSGGGRARSATARASSAQPSPAQLSSVQLRPAQRSREEVAAAAAASAAPCPPLPAHPGCLTGRRPQSQTAREGARPALRRSPPGIARDSDTGHRRRRRRRAMALARQVLCVCALLGLPLARAEPIRYSVAEEAESGSLVGELAEDAGLTPAQLSARRARLVSEDGRQHFRLERASGRLVVAGRLDREELCAQSDTCMLPFELLLSNPLQFFRVEVDLEDINDHSPVFPDDQVSFDIVERSDPGSRFPIEAAQDLDIGSNTVQEYSINPENEYFSVSYGSQITGKKYLELVLEKPLDREEQAEMSFSLIAMDGGTPPKSGTTQVKIVILDVNDNAPMFTQEEYIGQILENTPEGSVVLNVLAKDKDAGVNGDVSYQLSQAVGQSESAFVIDPITGEIKITKPLDFEAAQMHELIVKARDGGGLSAICKVLVEVVDVNDNAPELVVSSFSSPLPENTVPGTVVALFTVRDRDSGANGKISCALQDQLFFSLRPAYKNYYELVTVSALDREETPQYVLRVTAADAGSPPLSTTQTFTVDISDVNDNAPVFNQTSYTMYVRENNVPTVFVGAVSAADADVGLNAKVTYSLAAEQGPERPWCSCISVNSETGHVFVLRPLDYEHLRQTEVTVSASDAGSPPLRANVTVRLVVLDENDNAPLVLYPAPESSPASSELVPVSAEAGYLISKVVAVDADSGQNSWLSYHLLRATDPGLFSVGLQSGEVRLRRPVTERDSVKQKLLVLVRDNGKPPLSATAALSALLLKDFSDVRLPHSSPATEDQAASLTTYLIIALVFVSLLFLISTAALVARRLCRRKELKAGQVLYAADTLQSGLAHAAAAAGTLPRPYCYEISLTTGSGNSEFRFLKPILPSLPPQHCAVGQGPHEEQDFPAGPVSSEYMAPDSAGTLSAGQFNALSFD
- the LOC118691999 gene encoding protocadherin beta-15-like; this encodes MNETPLSFWVEPGLWAALVKAALRCRPRVSRCLRDRGPGRAAARAAGGGGCSPSAHRWVVPSAKAAPSGCGSGGGRARSATARASSAQPSPAQPSPVQLSSVQLRPAQRSRAEVAAAAAASAAPCHPLPAHPGCLTGRRPQSQTAREGARPALRRSPPGIARDTRRDTDTDTDTGRRRRRRRAMALARQVLCVCALLGLPLARAEPIRYSVAEEAESGSLVGELAEDAGLTPAQLSARRARLVSEDGRQHFRLERASGRLVVAGRLDREELCAQSDTCMLPFELLLSNPLQFFRVEVTLQDINDHSPVFPEERVSFDILETSEPRSLFPLEVARDLDIGSNTVQAYNISPRNEYFSVSYGSRANGDKYLELILEKPLDREEQAEMDFLVIAVDGGSPPRSGTVEISIIILDVNDNAPKFTEERYDGKILENMPEGSVVLTVMATDPDAGVNGDISYQLSQAVGQSESTFVIDPITGEIKLTKPLDFEAAKTHEISVRARDGGGLSAICKVLVEVVDVNDNAPELVVSSFSSPLPENTVPGTVVALFTVRDRDSGANGKISCALQDQLFFSLRPAYKNYYELVTVSALDREETPQYVLRVTAADAGSPPLSTTQTFTVDISDVNDNAPVFNQTSYTMYVRENNVPTVFVGAVSAADADVGLNAKVTYSLAAEQGPERPWCSCISVNSETGHVFVLRPLDYEHLRQTEVTVSASDAGSPPLRANVTVRLVVLDENDNAPLVLYPAPESSPASSELVPVSAEAGYLISKVVAVDADSGQNSWLSYHLLRATDPGLFSVGLQSGEVRLRRPVTERDSIKQKLLVLVRDNGKPPLSATAALSALLLKDFSDVRLPHSGPATEDQAASLTTYLIIALVFVSLLFLISTAALVARRLCRRKELKAGQVLYAADTLQSGLAHAAAAAGTLPRPYCYEISLTTGSGNSEFRFLKPILPSLPPQHCAVGQGPHEEQDFPAGPASSEDMAPDSAGTLSAGQFNALSFD